AACCGTGCGGCCGTTGGGAAGCGTCATCTGCATATTGCCGCCGCGGTGAGCGTCTTCCATATTCAAGGCCAGTTCGGCTTCCACGTCGCCTGCGGCTTGGCCCGAAGCGGCCGTGCGGCCGAAATTTTGGCCGAATCCGCCAAAACCGCCGCCGCCCATTCCGCCAAAAATGCTTTGAAAGAAATCGCTGAAATCTCCGCCGGAAAAGGCTTCCGCGCCGCTGTTGCCGGCAAATCCGGAAAAACCGCCGCCGTTGCCTCCGTAGGAGTATTGTTGGTATTGCTGGTAGGGATTGCCCCCGCCGTACGAAGAAGAAGAACGCGCACGGGACGAAGCACCCCCGCCGCGGGTATAGTCTTGATAGCCTTGCTCGCCCACCTGGTCGTAAATGGTGCGTTTTTGTTTGTCGGACAAAACGGTGTAGGCCTCGTTGATATCTTTAAATTTTTCGGTCATTTTGGCCTTTTCCGATTCCGGATGCAAGTCCGGGTGATATTTGCGGGCCATGGTCTTAAACGCTTTTTTGATTTCAGCGTCCGTGGCGTTTTTGTTCACGCCGAGAATTTTGTAATAATCCTTATATTCAGCCATAACTCCCCCTTTCCAGTTACCATTTTATATAATTTTTATAGGTTCGTACTATGTTGCTTACATCCCAATCCCACAAAACGCCGCTTCAATTACTGCTCACGACGGAGGCCTTCTCGTCTCTGACGAATCAGTTTATGCAAATTTTACTGCCGTGGTATATTCTCTCCACCACCGGCAGCGTTTTGTGGACGGGTGTGGTGGGGTTCTGTGCGCTGCTGCCCAACATCTTTTCTTCCCTGTTTGGCGCACCGGTAATAGACAAACTCGGCCGCTCCAAAACCATGCTTTCCTGCGAAGTCATTCAATTGGTACTGCTGGGGATGATTCCCGTGTTAATCGCCTGCGGAAGGGACTGGCCATGGCTGATCGGGATGATCATTTTTTTAAGCTCGTTTTTTGACGCGCCCGGCCAGTTGGCGCGCACGGCGCTCTCGCCCACGTTTTCGCGCTATGCGGACGTGCCGTTATCCAAAACCTCCGGCATTATTGAAGCGTTTGACGGCATTATGTCCGTGGTGGGGCCGTTGCTGGGCGGCGCCATTATCGCCTTATACGGTCTGTTGGCGGCGTGGATAGTATGTGCGGCATTTTGTATGGTTATTGTAACGCTGTGCATCGTGGTTTTTACAAACCGCCGCCCGCGCCAGCTGCATCCCGTGGCTTCGTACCGGGAAGTAACGGCCCACCTGCGGGCAGACCGCAGCCTGTGGGAGCCCATTTTGTTTACCATTCCCACTTTTATTTTGGGCCAATCCTGGGAGCTGATTCTGCTGCCTACTTATATTTATGAACACGGGTTTAATTCCGTTTATTTGGGCTTTCTGGGGGCGGCGTTTGGCTTGGGTGCGTTTGCCGGCGCCCTGTGTTTTGCGGCTCTGTCTAAAAAATTTACGTTTTTTAAGTTACTAACGCTTAATTATTTGGGATATTTGGTTTCGGTGTTAGTGCTTTATTTTCATTTGCCCACCCCCATTGTGCTGGCGGCCACGGCCGCGTGCGGCATTCCGTTCGGCGCGTTTGGGGCGATGATTATCAGCATTATCCTGCTGCGCACCCCGCCGCCCTACCGCAGTAAAATGCTGGGCCTGTATGCCACGGCTACCTACACGGTGGAAAGTTTGTGCGTGCTGGGGCTGGCGGCCCTGATCCAAGCGGCTGGCTTGCAAAATACCTTGCTGTGCGTGAGCGGAGTATTTTTCGGCTTGGTAATAATTAGCATATGGGCCCGCAGAAAAGATGATTTTTGGACTGTTTTATCGTCGGTAAATAAAAAGTATTTACAAAACAAAACAGATTTACTACAATAATTAGGTAGTAAGAATAATCCGTTTTAAGAAAACAGATTTTTCCCCGATAGCTCAATGGTGGAGCGACCGGCTGTTAACCGGTAGGTTGTAGGTTCGAGCCCTACTCGGGGAGCATTTAGAAGAGCGCCTAACGGCGCTCTTTTTTTCGTCTAGAAGCCCTCTTTTTGTCATTTTCTCCATCGGAGAATTAAACACGCGGCTCGCGCGGAAAAAGCGGACACACGCAGAACGTGTGCCAGCAACATGTCAGCCGGGAGAACAAGTGCAATAATCTTTGCACTCCGGGGGTTATAATAAGAACAGGAGCCGCTTATGAAAAAAACAATTTTTATCGTTTTTTGTGTTGTACTCCCCTGTCTTGCGTTCTGCACGGAAAGCTATACAACGTCCTGCTCTTACAGAATGTCAAACCAAAACAACACCTGCCTCTCCTGGAAAACTGCTAAAAACGAGGAAGGTTCCTATACTACTTCTTGCATAGAGAGAACCTCCAACGAATATAAACCCTGCTTCTCATACAAAACCATCCAAAATACGGACGGTTCTTACACGACATCCTGTGTGTACAGGACTTCTAATGAATTTCTCCCGTGCTTTACCTGGAGCACCACTAAAAATAATGACGGGTCTTACACAACCACCTGTTCCTTCAGATCTTCTAGCGAATCGCGTACGTGTTTCGCCTGGAAAACCACCAAAAACGACGACGGTTCTTACAGAACCTCTTGCTCGTACAGGACTTCAAACGATTTCCAAATGTGCTCCTCTTGGGAAACGACTATTAACTAGCCGACATATTTGTTTCGTTTTTGCCCGGCCTTATACGCCCATTTTTACCCATGCCGGGGTCATGCAGCCGAAATGCCTGTAGTACGGGCCGGCAACTTCACCGTTTTTCACATTCATCTACTGCCTGTGGCGGCGGCAGATCTTTCCGTACGGGGCCCGCTTACAAAGGGCAGAAATGCTTTTTTATTTCCAAAAGCTTATTTACTATAATAAAAGTATGGAACCCATTAATTGGCGGGAAGTATACGCCCGCACAAAAGAGTTTATCAAAACCTCGCTCAAAAAATATTCCGTTTTCCTGCTGCGGCTTACGCCCCACCAAAACATTGCTCAAGCCGTGCTTTCCTACACTTTGCTGGGGTGGATTTTGCTTTCGCTGCCGTTTATGAATACGACGGACGTGTCGTTTATTGACAATTTATTCACTTCCGCCTCGGCGGTATCCACCACGGGGCTCAGCAGCGTCAATTTTGCAGAATCGTACACGTTCTTAGGTAAATTGGTGGTTTTACTGCTTATTCAAATCGGCGGGGTGGGGTATATGACTTTTTCGTCGTTTTTATTTTTATCCTTTTCTCAACACCACCGCCTGCGCAAAAGCCAGCAAGAAGCTTTAGCGGCCGAGGTTTCCCTGCCCAATACGTTAAAATTGTCCGACTTCCTTTGGGCGGCCATCGTTTTTACGGTTATTGCCGAAAGTATTGGCGCGGTGTTCTTATTTAACTACTTCCGCCACCACAGCTACGGCCTGTTTGACGCCGCTTGGTACAGCATTTTTCACAGTGTATCGGCTTTTTGTACGGCAGGGTTTTCCTTATGGAGCAACGGCCTGGAAAATTTTGCGGACAGCAAAACCGTCAATATCGTCATTTCCGCTCTCTCGCTGGCCGGCGCCATCGGGTTTATTGTAGTAACGGATGTGTTTAACTTTATCCGCCGCAAAACCAAAGAAATTACCTACACCACCAAAATTATTATCGTCATTACCGCTTGTTTAGTACTCTTTGGCACGGCAACTTTGTTTATTACTACCCCGGGCATTACCCTGTTGGAAGCGTTCTTCCAAGCCGTTACCGCCATGACCACCGCCGGGTACAATACGGTCAACATTGGCGGATTATCGGCCTGTTCCCTGTTAATTTTAATTTTTCTAATGAGCATCGGCGGTTCCCCTTCCGGCACGGCAGGCGGTATCAAAACCACCGCTTTTGCCAGCGTGCTGGCCATTACCTACAACCGCCTGCGCCTCAATACCCGCGTAGAATTTTTGGGCCGCCGCATTCCGCTGGTGCGCCTGTATGCGGCCACGTCTACTTTAATGATCTATATCGTATCGTTGTTTACCAGTATTTTCTTACTTACCTGGACGGAAGACCTGCCCTTTCTAAGCCTGGCTTTTGAATCGGCCTCCGCCTTGGGCACCGCCGGGCTTTCTACTGGCGTTACCATGGAGCTTTCCGTACTGGGCAAGCTGATTATCATCTTTACCATGCTGGTGGGCCGCATTGGCGTAGTAACCTTCGGCATGGCCCTGTTGGGAACGGATGAGGACGACAACGACGAACAAGACGAAAAACCGGCCGAACGGGAAGACGTGGCCATTTAACCCCAAGGAGAACCCTCTATGAAATTTTATTTAATCAGTTTAGGCTGCCCCAAAAATTTAACCAACAGCGAAGAATTTTCCGCCCGCCTGCTGGCCAAGGGGCATAAAATGGTCTTCTCGCCCGAAAAAGCGGACGAAATTATCATCAACACCTGCGGCTTTATTGCTTCCGCCGTCAAAGAAGCCAAAGAAGAAATCTGCTACGCACTGGATTTAAAGCAAAAAGGAATCGTCAAAAAAGTAGCGGTAACGGGCTGCTTGGTAGAGCGGTTTAAAGAGCAGGTGGAAAAAGAATTCCCGCAGCTGGACACGATTTTTTCCATTGCGGCCCAAGAAAAAGTGGAAGACGCCCTCAAACACCGGGGCACCCTGCTGGCGCCGCTGCCCAAAAAGCTTTGGCTTCCCGAATACAAAATGAGCCTTACAGCCCCCCATACGGCCTACTTAAAAGTGGCCGACGGCTGCAACAACCGCTGCGCCTACTGCACCATTCCGTTTATCCGCGGCAATTACCGCTCCAAACCGATGAACGAAGTACTGCAGGAAGCCAAACTGATGATTGAAAACGGCGTAAAAGAAATTTCGTTAATTGCGCAAGACACCACGTCCTACGGCATAGACCTCTACGGCAAGCCCCGCCTGCTGGAACTGCTGGAAAAATTATTGAAATTAAAAGGCTTAGGCCGCCTGCGCATTATGTACGGCTACCCGCACCGCGTAACCAAAGAAATTGCCAGGCTGATTGCGTCTACCGACAAAATTTTTCACTATATAGACATTCCCCTCCAGCACATTGCCGACCCGGTGCTTACCCGCATGAACCGCCATTGCGACGCGGCGCAAATCCGCCGCACGCTGGATATGCTAAAGACGGAAGTGCCCGATATTTCTCTGCGCACCAATTTTATTGTAGGCTTCCCCGGCGAAACGAAAAAAGACTTCAACGAACTTAAAAAATTCGTCAAAGAATACGAATTTGACAATATGGGCGTATTTGAATTTTTCCGCGAGAAAGGAACAGCCGCCTATGGGATGGAGCAAATTCCCGCCCGCGTCAAACACGAGCGCGCCCACGAACTGGAAGAAGTGCAAAGCCGCGTGATAGACAAAATCAATAAACGCTTGGTAGGCACGGTGCTGGAAGCCATTGCCGACGGGCCCGATTTTGGCCGCACGTATAAGGACGCCCCGGATATAGACGGCAAAGTAACTTTTACCCGTCCGGTGGAAACGGGCAGCATCTTTAAAGCGCGCGTGGTAGCCGCCCAAGGATACGAACGCGAGCTGGAACCGATTGAATAAACAAATCTAAAAACAAAACCCCGCTCCTAAGCGGGGTTTTGTTTTGCTATCTTGACTTAAAAATTCAGACTGTCGCTTGGAACATTCTCTTTTTGAAAAGTGTAACAACTCGCCGTTTCTAACCCATTATTCCCCGGATTAAACGCTGTTTTTTCAGTAAGATACAAGGAAGGAGCTTTTATGCCGCATACCTTAAAGTGGTTCCGTCCGGGGCGGATAATCGTCGTAAACGACAAAATGCAGCAAGAGTATTGCTACCGGCTGACGGCATTGCCGGGGCAAAGGACAGAGCCCCGCTTTACGCCGCAAGTATCGCCCGCGCAAATGCTGGCCTGGGGAGTGTTTGAAGGGCATTACCTAAACGATTGCCAAGAAGAATTTTCGGCGGAATGGTTTGCCCGGGCCCGCCAAAAGCTCTCTCCGCTCCGGCCCGATGAAACCAAAAACTGCTTTGGCGTAAAATCCCGCCTGCCGCGCGGGGAATGGCTAAAGCACGGCTGGATTTTGCCGTTTGACCCCGACCCAAGGGGCTAGTTTCAATGGTATTGCCGGTATTGGCTGGGAAGGCGTCTGGCCAACGTGGACGACAGGCAAATCAGGCGTTGGGCCGCCTTTGCCCGCCACTGCGCGCAAGTGGTAAAAAATTGCCGCCCCGGAGATTTAACCTGCCGCAAGCGCCAGCGGCAGGCTTTGTTGCAATGGGCGTATAATCCATTTATTGAACGTTACATCTGGTTGGTAAGCGCCGTTACAATAACGGAAGTCCAGGCGATATCCAGCGGTTCGGTCAGTTCTTTGGAATTTTGAAAATCTTTTTCAAACAGCCGTTCCGTCAACTCCGCCACAAAGGCAGGGTCGGAAATTCCGAGGCTCATTTCTTTATTGATGTAGAGGCTCATTTTGTCAAAATTCGCCGTTCCGATAACGGCCCATCCGTCGTACACCGCAGCTTTGACGTGGCTCATCCCGTTATAAAAATACACCCGCACGCCGTTTTTGAGCAGTTTGTTGGCCATGGCCCGGTTGTTCACGTCCATAATACCCACATCGTTTTCGCCGGGCAAAATTACGCGCACGTCCACCCCCCTTCCGCGGGCGTCAATTAGTTCCTTGATAATGCGGTCGTCGGAAAAATACGCGTTTTGAATATAGATGCGTTTTTTGGCGCGGCGGATGGCTTCGCGCTGGGCGTCAAAAATTTCGGAATCGTTGGGTTTGGTGTACATCAGCCGCACGTCTATCATTCCCGGCGCTTCGCGGTTTGCTTCCCGCTGGCGCTTGCTAAAGAGCTTGCGGTACGCCGCCGCATAATCGCCCCCCCAGCCCGTAAAAGACCAGTTTTCATAAAATGTTTTTACCAGCCTTCCCACCACCGGCCCCTGCAGGGCCACCATCATATCGTGCCACGTATAGCGGTATTCCTGCCCGATATTCATCCCACCCGTATAGGCCAGTTTGCGGTCTATAATATACACTTTGCTGTGGTCAAACGTTCCCCACGGGTTTAGGTGGGTGCGGGCCTTGGCTTTGGAATCTTTGCGCAGATACGACGTAATATACTTGGGCATAATAAATGTTTCCGAAGTTTTAAGCTCCGGATTCTTGCCCGAATTTAATACCGTATTCAGTTCGTCTACAATCACGCGCACGTCTATCCCTTCGTTGGCGCGGGCTTTCATCACGTCGGCAATGGAAAGGCCGTAGGGATCGGCCATAAAAATATATACGTTGGTAAAAATGCTTTCTTGTGCCCGCTGCATGGCCAGCATAAAATGCGGAAAGAATTCTTCCCCGTCTATCAACAGCGTTACAAACGCTTTATAATTTTGCCTGCTGATTTTTTTGTCCAGCCAGCGGTTAAAATCCGCCAAATCCATTTCTTCGCCGGAGGCGTTCAGCGGCGGCACTTCTTTTAAATCCCACGCATGCGGCGGCAAGGCCGCGTATACGGTGGATGTGCCAAACGCCGCCAGACGGTGCACAGTGGTAAAGGGCGCTTTTAAAGTGCTGAACAAATGGCTTTTTACAAAAAAGGAATATACAAACGCCGTGGAAAAGCCGAGGGAGGTCATTTCCTTTTTTACTTCGTAATAATCCGGCAGCTGGAGTTGGACATTAGCGTTTTTGGCAGTATCCAAATAAATAAACGGCGAGGCGGGCACCCCGTCCAACCGCAGCAGAAACCGGGTGTACGGCTCCCCGGTGGCCGCCACCATTTTTTTGAGCTGTTCGCTGACCAGCACGTCAAACTGGCGGGCCTCAATATGGCCTACAATTTCAATGTCGCCCGGAGCGTCTTTCAGCTGCACCAAGTCCGGCGTACCGTCCGCCCGGCGAAGCAGTACCGTTTCGTAATTTTGAATAAAAAGCAACACGCCCTGCCCCTGCTTGGGCGGAATGAGCGGCTCAATGGTGCGCCTAAGCACATCCGTCCATTCTCTTCCTACAATAACCACGCGGCGGCTGTGGTCTAACTTCTCCGGATTTCGAACCAGCCGCGGCAAAAGCGGCACAATGTCCACATTTCCTTCGGACTTGGCGGCCGTTAAATCGGCGGTAAAGAAAAAACTTTCCCCTTGGTAGTCGTATTGAATATACAGCGTATGCCCGCTTAAAAAAGCGTCCGCCGGCTCCACTTCGTGTGCCGCCACCCGGCGCAGGGCCTCCTGCTTGCGGGCATTGTGCACGCACGCACCTAAAGAAAAGCACAAAAAAACACACACCAACAAACGCAGCTTACGCATCCGGCGGCTCCTTACGAAAAAAAATTTATTTTAAATAGGGTTTAATTTCCTGATACACCCGCTCGGCCACAATTTCATAGCCGGCACCGTTGGGGTGCACCATGTCGGACTTATACTGCCGCTTATTAAAAATGCCTTTCAATATCTCCGGCACAAATACCGCTTCTTTCTGCCGGGCCATCTCTTTATACGCTTGGGTATAGCGGCCCATGCCCGGGCCGCCGGTGTCTATAATCACGGCAATGGCGCCCGCTTGCTGCACGGCGTCCACAATCTGCCCCACTGCCGCCACGGCCGTTTCCATACTGCGCCCCTGCATATAATCGTTGGCGCCGAACTCAATCAGCACCATATAGGGGTTTTGCTCCAGCACATGCGCCAGGCGGGAAGGCGCGTGGGCGGCCGTCTCGCCGGAGAGGCCCAAGTTCACCACTTCTCTTCCTATTTTTTTAGACAGAAAATCCGGATACGCCTCTCCCTTCGGCGCACCATAGCCGGCGGTCAGGCTGTCGCCAAACGCCACCACCGTACTTCCGGCATTATTTACATTTTTTACAGCAGGCGTATCTTTCATAAAATAATATACCGCCCCCGCCGCCAACAGCAGCACAATCCATTTTTTCATCAAAATCCCCCTCGTTTTATTATAACACACCCGCCGTTTTCCCGTACGCGCGTATGAAAAAGGGTTGACTTTTGTTCCCTTTATTATAGAATAAGAGTATGAGAAAACCACTAACCAAAGCCGAAGAAACCGCCTTATTGGATGCTGCCCAGGCAGCACGTGAAAATTCTTATTCCCCCTACTCCAAATTTAAAGTGGGGGCTGCCGTCTTGACGGAAGACGGACGGATTTTTACCGGCACCAACATTGAAAACGCTTCCTACGGGCTGACCGTCTGCGCGGAGCGCAATGCCATGTTTGCCGCGGTAGGCGCGGGCCAGCGCCGCATGCGGGCCTTGGCGCTGATTACCCAAAAACTGCCGGGCATGGCGTTCAACTCGCCCTGCGGGGCCTGCCGGCAGGTGATGAGCGAGTTTATGCCGCCCAACACGCCTATTTTGATTGCCGTGCTGGACAATAATAAACGCACGGTGTACCGCAAACAACTGCGGGAGTTGATGCCTTTTCCGTTTGACAAATTTTCAGCAAAATAACTGCGCGGCGTATGCCGCGTATTTTTTGGGGGATTTATGACACAAACCACCTACAAAGGTTTGCCCGCTTGGACGTTGGAAAACAACGCCCTGCGCGTAACGTTCCTGCCCGGCTACGCCTGCAAAATGGCTAGTTTGATCAGCCGCAAAACGGGCCGCGAGTTTTTATTTCAATCCGCGCAAGACACCCTGCGCGTGCCCGCATACGGCGCTTCGTTTGCCGACTACGACTCCAGCGGCTTTGACGAGGTTTTCCCTTCCATAGACGCCTGCCCCTACCCGGACGGTTCTTTCCGGGGCACGCCCATTCCCGACCACGGCGATATTTGGGCCCTGCCGTGGGAAAGCGTCTGCTCGCCGGACGGCAAGGCCGCCAAAGCCTTTGTAAAAGGCCCGAAACTGCCGTATATTTTCTCTAAAACCATTACGCTAAAAGACAATGCAGTTCAGTTGGAATACTGCGTGGAAAATACTGCCGAGGAAGATTTTAAATTTATCTGGACGCCCCACTGCCTGCTGGCCTGTTCGCCCGCGACGCGCCTTTTGGTGCCGGAAAATTTAAAACAAGTCATGTCGGTGGAACACTCCACCAAGCGCTTGGGCCCGTGGGGCACGCTGCACTCCTACCCGCTGACGGTAGACGTGCGCGGCCTGAAATTGGATCTGGCCGCCACGGAACCGCGCACCGTGCGCAACTGCGAAAAATTTTACTTTACCGAGAAAAACACCGCCGGCTGGTGCGGCATCGAACATACCGACACCGGCGAAAAACTCATCTACAACTACGACGCCGACAAAGT
The DNA window shown above is from Elusimicrobium sp. An273 and carries:
- a CDS encoding DnaJ C-terminal domain-containing protein, with amino-acid sequence MAEYKDYYKILGVNKNATDAEIKKAFKTMARKYHPDLHPESEKAKMTEKFKDINEAYTVLSDKQKRTIYDQVGEQGYQDYTRGGGASSRARSSSSYGGGNPYQQYQQYSYGGNGGGFSGFAGNSGAEAFSGGDFSDFFQSIFGGMGGGGFGGFGQNFGRTAASGQAAGDVEAELALNMEDAHRGGNMQMTLPNGRTVTVKLPAGVSEGKKIKLKGMGNPTRRGNGDLYLIVKIRPHAMFRLEGEDLHVPVIIMPWTAALGGTIFVPTLDGPVKVKVPAGTHNGKKLKLSGKGLSARGSLYVTLTIDVPRTLSKEQKDLFTKLAQIS
- a CDS encoding MFS transporter, with the protein product MLLTSQSHKTPLQLLLTTEAFSSLTNQFMQILLPWYILSTTGSVLWTGVVGFCALLPNIFSSLFGAPVIDKLGRSKTMLSCEVIQLVLLGMIPVLIACGRDWPWLIGMIIFLSSFFDAPGQLARTALSPTFSRYADVPLSKTSGIIEAFDGIMSVVGPLLGGAIIALYGLLAAWIVCAAFCMVIVTLCIVVFTNRRPRQLHPVASYREVTAHLRADRSLWEPILFTIPTFILGQSWELILLPTYIYEHGFNSVYLGFLGAAFGLGAFAGALCFAALSKKFTFFKLLTLNYLGYLVSVLVLYFHLPTPIVLAATAACGIPFGAFGAMIISIILLRTPPPYRSKMLGLYATATYTVESLCVLGLAALIQAAGLQNTLLCVSGVFFGLVIISIWARRKDDFWTVLSSVNKKYLQNKTDLLQ
- a CDS encoding TrkH family potassium uptake protein, with the translated sequence MEPINWREVYARTKEFIKTSLKKYSVFLLRLTPHQNIAQAVLSYTLLGWILLSLPFMNTTDVSFIDNLFTSASAVSTTGLSSVNFAESYTFLGKLVVLLLIQIGGVGYMTFSSFLFLSFSQHHRLRKSQQEALAAEVSLPNTLKLSDFLWAAIVFTVIAESIGAVFLFNYFRHHSYGLFDAAWYSIFHSVSAFCTAGFSLWSNGLENFADSKTVNIVISALSLAGAIGFIVVTDVFNFIRRKTKEITYTTKIIIVITACLVLFGTATLFITTPGITLLEAFFQAVTAMTTAGYNTVNIGGLSACSLLILIFLMSIGGSPSGTAGGIKTTAFASVLAITYNRLRLNTRVEFLGRRIPLVRLYAATSTLMIYIVSLFTSIFLLTWTEDLPFLSLAFESASALGTAGLSTGVTMELSVLGKLIIIFTMLVGRIGVVTFGMALLGTDEDDNDEQDEKPAEREDVAI
- the rimO gene encoding 30S ribosomal protein S12 methylthiotransferase RimO: MKFYLISLGCPKNLTNSEEFSARLLAKGHKMVFSPEKADEIIINTCGFIASAVKEAKEEICYALDLKQKGIVKKVAVTGCLVERFKEQVEKEFPQLDTIFSIAAQEKVEDALKHRGTLLAPLPKKLWLPEYKMSLTAPHTAYLKVADGCNNRCAYCTIPFIRGNYRSKPMNEVLQEAKLMIENGVKEISLIAQDTTSYGIDLYGKPRLLELLEKLLKLKGLGRLRIMYGYPHRVTKEIARLIASTDKIFHYIDIPLQHIADPVLTRMNRHCDAAQIRRTLDMLKTEVPDISLRTNFIVGFPGETKKDFNELKKFVKEYEFDNMGVFEFFREKGTAAYGMEQIPARVKHERAHELEEVQSRVIDKINKRLVGTVLEAIADGPDFGRTYKDAPDIDGKVTFTRPVETGSIFKARVVAAQGYERELEPIE
- a CDS encoding phospholipase D-like domain-containing protein; translation: MRKLRLLVCVFLCFSLGACVHNARKQEALRRVAAHEVEPADAFLSGHTLYIQYDYQGESFFFTADLTAAKSEGNVDIVPLLPRLVRNPEKLDHSRRVVIVGREWTDVLRRTIEPLIPPKQGQGVLLFIQNYETVLLRRADGTPDLVQLKDAPGDIEIVGHIEARQFDVLVSEQLKKMVAATGEPYTRFLLRLDGVPASPFIYLDTAKNANVQLQLPDYYEVKKEMTSLGFSTAFVYSFFVKSHLFSTLKAPFTTVHRLAAFGTSTVYAALPPHAWDLKEVPPLNASGEEMDLADFNRWLDKKISRQNYKAFVTLLIDGEEFFPHFMLAMQRAQESIFTNVYIFMADPYGLSIADVMKARANEGIDVRVIVDELNTVLNSGKNPELKTSETFIMPKYITSYLRKDSKAKARTHLNPWGTFDHSKVYIIDRKLAYTGGMNIGQEYRYTWHDMMVALQGPVVGRLVKTFYENWSFTGWGGDYAAAYRKLFSKRQREANREAPGMIDVRLMYTKPNDSEIFDAQREAIRRAKKRIYIQNAYFSDDRIIKELIDARGRGVDVRVILPGENDVGIMDVNNRAMANKLLKNGVRVYFYNGMSHVKAAVYDGWAVIGTANFDKMSLYINKEMSLGISDPAFVAELTERLFEKDFQNSKELTEPLDIAWTSVIVTALTNQM
- a CDS encoding GDSL-type esterase/lipase family protein, producing MKKWIVLLLAAGAVYYFMKDTPAVKNVNNAGSTVVAFGDSLTAGYGAPKGEAYPDFLSKKIGREVVNLGLSGETAAHAPSRLAHVLEQNPYMVLIEFGANDYMQGRSMETAVAAVGQIVDAVQQAGAIAVIIDTGGPGMGRYTQAYKEMARQKEAVFVPEILKGIFNKRQYKSDMVHPNGAGYEIVAERVYQEIKPYLK
- the cdd gene encoding cytidine deaminase, encoding MRKPLTKAEETALLDAAQAARENSYSPYSKFKVGAAVLTEDGRIFTGTNIENASYGLTVCAERNAMFAAVGAGQRRMRALALITQKLPGMAFNSPCGACRQVMSEFMPPNTPILIAVLDNNKRTVYRKQLRELMPFPFDKFSAK
- a CDS encoding DUF5107 domain-containing protein → MTQTTYKGLPAWTLENNALRVTFLPGYACKMASLISRKTGREFLFQSAQDTLRVPAYGASFADYDSSGFDEVFPSIDACPYPDGSFRGTPIPDHGDIWALPWESVCSPDGKAAKAFVKGPKLPYIFSKTITLKDNAVQLEYCVENTAEEDFKFIWTPHCLLACSPATRLLVPENLKQVMSVEHSTKRLGPWGTLHSYPLTVDVRGLKLDLAATEPRTVRNCEKFYFTEKNTAGWCGIEHTDTGEKLIYNYDADKVPYLGVWKTQGGYRGDYNLALEPCTGVYDDLYVASKIRRAAVIGPKGRYEWTFKMTVE